The genome window tccaaaatccgtagtcctctccatcaaagtgtgggggtttaccaagtggaatggaaaacaaatgagcatttgaattatgcggaatacgagagtaatcaaaagaaaagtttgagttaaccgttttctttttctcctcgtattcttcgtccttttgagaagaggaagattcgtcgctgttgtagtagacaaccttcctaaTGCACCTCTTCTTatttccatctttcttcttttgacttgagtcggagtcattgactttgttgtcccttggctcgttgaagatggactccttctcattgtcgttgaccaccatcccctttcccttaggatccatctcttcgggcgattagtccctttcttgaagagaacggctctgataccaattgagagcacctagaggggggggggggtgaataggtgatactgtaaaaacttgaaacttaatgccacaaacttgattaggtgttagagcagtaaagccaagtggctagagaggagttcttgcgaaacacaataaccacaaagagaggagttcttgcgaaacacaataaccacaaaaagatcaacatagagaggcacaatggtttatcccgtggtttggccaagtccaacacttgcctactccatgttgtggcgtcccaacggacgagggttgcactcaacccctttcaagtggtctaaagaccaacttgaataccacagtatttctcttcttttcactatatcccgtttgcgaggaatctccacaacttagagtctctcgcccttacaaaagatgatctcaaatgaacacggaGTAAGGAtggaatgagcaacacacacaagtccacatcaatacgcacacacacacggccaagacttgagctcaaatgaatatctcaaagttctcactagaacggagctcaaatcactaagaatgtcaaacgagtgcgcaagaacgaagtgtgaatgatcaagaatgctcaaagtgtgcttggtgtctcctccatgcgcctaggggtcccttttatagccccaaggcagctaggagccgttgagagcattccaggaaggcaattcttgccttctgtcgactggcgcaccggatagtccagtgcaccaccggacactgtccggtgcgaatttctttcctattctggcgtagccgaccgttggcaatttggagccgttggcgcactggacactgtccggtgctccctttagaccgttggcccggccacgcgtcacgcgtggattgcgcggccgaccgttggctcaccggacagtccggtgaattttagtcgtacgccgccgacaaatttccgagagcggccttttcaccagagccagcctggcgcaccggacagtccggtgcacccagactgaacagagtcttggctgctcgagccaagtcttttccaattatcttttctctaattctagcacttagacaaatatgttagtacacaaaaaccaatgtactaagtctagaatcatacctttgtaatgatttgcactttgtccaccctttggcatatactcattcccttaatgtgtgttgggcacttaatcaccaaaatcttatagaaatggcccaagggcacatttccctttcaatcatctCATCAAGCATCACATCATTCATCAGCTTGTATCATATTAAAAAAAAGGAGGCTTCTAAAGTCTTCTGTTTGAAGGACAAATCAGTTGCAACAATTACAACATGGCTAAaaaaagaccttcgaatggaataTAGAGTCGTCATATTGATGAATTTTCCGCTCTAATTATTTTATCTAGAAGAGAAGAAGATTATGAGTTCGACATTTTTTAATTACAATGTTTTGTGACAGGAAAATATATACCTTTATCTTCGGCTCGATATAAGTTGTTTATTTTTTGCCACTTTGTTCTATGTGAAAAAAAGGAGagatgtttttcgccttcggctcaaaaaacatTGGCTCTAATTTCACCCACAATAAAGCAGTAAACAAAGCATAACAAGACTAAGTTTTTTTACATTCACATTGTTTCAAAAGGTTGCTATTTTCACATCAAATCTCAGCATTGCAGAAAACTAGTTACAATTTTAAACTCTCTAGTTTGCTTCAAGCTTCGGCGTTTtcggcgccatcatcgtcctaaaaAGAGAGAGAGTGTTTATGCATATTAGCATACAAGTCAAGAAAGAGAGTAGCAAATGTAACATAGAAGACTTGAAACTAACCTCCCCTATATGTTTCCTAGCTTTGGCTCTAGCAATTTCTTTGCCACCTTTCAACCAGATTAATGTGATAAATCGTCTAGCCACATTCATGGCATCTCTAGTAGGCGTGGTCATGTCATCCACTTCTATGTCGAAGTTCACCTTCCCAACAACTTTAACGTGTGCacatccagccttctccagaattgaAAATTTGCCTCAGGAAGCAACTACTACACAATAGTCGCCCTAGGTACTCATGACCTCCTCAAAGGCATCCACTTCTTCTGCAATCCATTTCAGAGCCCCAACACCATAGCCAGTAGCATAGTCGGTTTCTCCTGAAGTTGCGCCAACAGAGTAGAACAATTTCTTTAAACGCTGGCAGCACTGGTGGCTATATATACCAAAGAAATTCTCCTGAAGCTCCTTTAATGGTTTGGCTAAGTTAGAATTTTCTTCTTTCTTCTAATTGACACCTTGCTTAATAATAAACCCTGCAAATGAAAACTCTTAAGTACCTTATACCTTCGTCAGAGAGAAAATATTAAAATAAGGAACTTCTTTCACCTTAATATTTGTGCAGGCCAAACTTCTAGGAATGTGTTGTTTCTTCATGCTACTTAACTCGCGTCCCATCTTCGAAAAGCCAATGTTTTTTGTCAAATTCTTTATTATTGTAGCTTCTACCCTTGAGTCGGTCTTGTGTTCGGCGAATCAGAAATCACAACATCAGCACATCTGCTTTCGGTAGTTCACCTTagggcatgtttagaaatgcagtTTTAAAATAATGTAACTTTAAGATACTATAGTTTATAATTGTACATGACACAAATACTACGGTATTACTTTACCACAGTAAAACCACAGTATTGCTCCAAACCGAGATTTGTTTGGTTTCATTGGAAAAACAAAATATATGTAGAGATAAGAAAAGAAAACGGAGGTCCTGAGTGGAGTTtcgaaaactccaaaaataccacGGTTTTGGATAAACCATGGTATTTAAAACTGTGTCTTGCCTGTACAAACCAAACACCTTTTAAGTTCCAATACTATAGTATCATCAAATATACTACAGTTCCAAGCAGGGCCTTATTGTTTCGTTCTCCGTCCTTATGTCCTCATCGCTCAACAGCAATTCACCAAGCCTTCAACTCTTCAAGGTTTGTAGTTATGGTCTATTTATTTCCCTATTAGattatataagttggattatAGTGGAAAAGTAGGAGTGTAAAATATTATTTGGAAACATGTTAGCTTATTTCAGCTTATTTGTGTTCCAAATAATATTTTACCCTCCTACTCTTTCACTATAATCTAGCTTATATAATTTAAGAATAGTAATGTATACATCATTAACAGTAAAAATCGATTGGATTTCATCTCTGGACTCCTTGCGTGGCTTCTCATTCTATTTAGCTCGATTGTTGTTTTGTTTTCCAGTCAACAATAGTTATTTACTTAGGTTAGATCTTATTTTATCTCATCCTCATATGGTCTATTTGGTTCGTTCCTCACGCTAGCCTGGCTGCGTGAACCATGGCCGCAGGAGCCTAGCTCACGAGATGTCCTCATATGGTCTATTTGGTTCGTTCCTCACGCTAGCCTGGCTGCGTGAACCATGGCCGCAGGAGCCTAGCTCACGAGATGTAACTCAACTGCTCGTTTTTGTAGAACCTAACACACAGAGTGCTTTAAGTATCGTGCGTGAGTCTTGCTCCATATCTACACGCATGCAACCAAATACACATCTCGTAGGTCGTAGGTGCAAAACCTGGCTAACAACCAAACAACAGCTCCCTGCATCGCATCACGTGATGCAAGCACACACAGAACCATTAGCGATTTGAAATCTAGATCCTAGATAAAAAAATGAGATGCATATTTGCATCTCATTCTCGTGTTGATTATTGAATTTGCATAGTGAAAAACTGAAAATCTACAAATAGTAGGTTTTAGGTAAATCACTGGATTCTATAATCTCATCCTAGAATCACAAAGCGTATGGATTTATCGTGACACCGACAACAAAACACATTATTTCCTTCCTTTCTGCTTCAGATTACTCTATTGTAGTTTCTTTGCAACCAATGAAAATAAGATCGCGAGAACCTCATGTGGATATATCACAGGCCAATTGGTTGCAACCGTATTCTTTACAACCAAACAGCTGCAAGCTGAACATTTCCAGACAGTATCATCGTACAGCTCCATTGTAGCAGCACAGATTACAGTTCAAGCACATATAGCATAATGCTATATCACAGTAGAAGCAAAATCAAGCTTTTTCAAAACTATCATTTAATATGATATATATCTACCATGATTAATCTTTTACTTCAATAGAAAATGCTAAGAATGGCAGGGAGACTCTTATCCAACACTTTTCGTGCTATCTTGCTCAGAGTTTGACTTGGACAGAAGGACCAAGGACAGCCAATGATCTAAAAGGTAAAACCTGATCTATTTGTACTATACAAAACGCTGGTGCATGACTGCATCCATCTGTATTGTATCTCCAATGCAAAGAATCAATGCTACTCCAGTTTTCTGATGTACAATTTGTATTCACTTCCTTCTTTTAGCTAGGGAATGTTAAGCGACAGTTCAACCTGCAAAGGAAACAAGAAATTTTAATTAGGAAATTAGAAACTCGGAAGAAATTAGGCTTGAAACCAATAACACGACCTAACTAAAGACATGCAGACACCGGTTGAAAAAAATGGAGTTCAGCACAACATCAACGCTGGTGTGATATTATTTACTTGCCTGAGCTTCTGAAGAACCATCTGGCATAGCCATATAACGATGGCCTCTCGGGTGTCGGCGTAGCAGCCTCGAGGTCCCACCTCATAGACCATTTATCAGTTTCGCTGTGTCCACTTGATGTCAGGGTTTCTTTGACATGCCTCAAAGTCACCATCAACCCCATCTCAGAAGAACAGCTGCTGGAGCACCCACTCCAGCTGCCAGAAAGCGTGGCCAAAGATCCCAGCCACCCGATAGACCTCCTGACTTCCTCTGGCACCTCCTTACCATCTGGAACTGGCAGCGGCTTCTGTACCTTAGAGCAATCTGAGTCATTGCCGTGGCTCCAACTTCCAGTGGTACGCCGTGAGGACACTGGCACAACCGCTGGAGTGGCACGATTGCTGGAGCATATTCTCCAGCTGCCAGATAATCTGTCCAGGGAAGAGCGCAGCCACCCATGAGATCCTCCGACAGCCTCTGCTACTACCTCGCCAGGTGGGATTGGCATTAGCATCTGAGACTCGATGTCGTATTCAACTGAGCAGAAGGATGGATCAACTTTAGTCTTGTTACAGCCAGGAATGGTGATAGAGGCACGGCAAAACGGGCAGCATGGTGGTGTGGTGCGGCATAGCCAAGTGATGATGCATGACTGATGAAACATGTGCGAGCACACTGGCAGTATGAGGAGCACTTCAGTAGGTAGAAATTCTCTGCACATTGCACAATCCCCGCTCCCAGGCTTCATTGGCACTGCAGGTAGCAAGAGCAACCCCAATATCAAACGTTCCACATCTGGAAGATACGGCGCTGATGGCACCAGTGTGTCCATCCTGCCCTTTGGCATTTCAGCAGAGATAGGCACGGATGCTACCAGTTCAGACCCCTTCACTGGCCCTTCTGCAGAATGTACCACAGACGACACAGCTGAGGCAACAGCTGCTGATGTAGCAGACCGCATTCCAGACTCAGAACTGCAGCAAGAGAAGGATGAGCTGGACAAGCGGCCCTGGCGACGGAGACAACCTCGGCGCAGAAGCACGATGCAAGTAGTCAAGGTGATTGCGGCAATTATGACAATGGTAATAATGGCAACACTAGCCCCAGTAGATGAAGACTGTGGGTCTGATGGCGGCGAAcctggtgatcctgtaaaaaccaaAAGCAGAGGTGGAGGTGGGGGGACAGGGCCTGGAAGCATATCTGTAAAGTTAAAACACAACTGTGCTCAATAAGGCCAAGCTATTTTGCTAATTCAATAAACTCAGAAAATGGAGATCATAGTAAACATATAGTAATCCAACAACCAATGGAAGGTAAAATGCAACCAAGCATGTTACGGACGCTTGTATTTTGCTGGATCGATCTGCCTGTTGCACAAAGAAAGAGCTTGGCATGGAATTGACATCCCTTTGTATGGACATGTTTCATGCTTCAACTTTTGTCACAGTGAGAAAGGGAATTGCAGTTTGGTTGTGGTTCTCAAATTGGATTTAAGTGAGTGCAACTCGAAACATTGGTCCACTGCTATTCGAAAAggcaaagaggaagaaaatctagcTCTGAAAAACAAACCGTAGGTTAGGCAAAGTACTTCCCAAGGTTAATAAAACGATAAAACGTTGAAATACTCATAGGTGAAGTTTTGACTTTTAAACATTTAAACGAAGTTTAAATGTAATTTTAAACGGcatatgaaaaatatcaatatatcataatttcagacaataaAATTAAGTTAAATACCAAAAAGAGAGGTTAGTAGCTTACCAAAAAGAGGCAAAGAGGATGAGATGAGTCGACTTCTGGGTGCTGGCCACTGGCTGCTAGCAAACAGAGGCGTGGAGAGAGAGGGCAGCGTGGAGGGACAGGGCAGCACGAGGGAGAGAAGCGACGCGGACGGCTCGCTGCACGGAGAAGCGGCTGCACACGCCACGGAAGGAGGGCACACACGTCGTGGAGGGAAAGGGAGAAGGGCACAAGGTGCAGCAGACGACAACAACAACACCTTCTGGCGGCGACGATGATAGAGAGCAGAGCAGTGTGCTACTAGCCATTGGGCTCCAGGGCACGGGAGTAGGGCAAACGTGTGAAGACTGGACCGGATTGGACCCAAAAGTAACTAATGGTCTAAAACACATGAAACACTGCGTTTTAAAGTTTAGAACGCCAAAACGTGGTTTCAACCTGTAATAAATGTCGCTTAAACATAGTTTTAATAACACTGGTACTTCCAATATCTATCAACACCGGTTGAGACAAAAGAGTTTGTATTACTCTCGGAAGCTATAGTAGGATCCAAAGATTTAGAGATTCAAGGTAAAATAAACCAACtttagatttttttaaaaaaaaatctcgACCTGCAATGCAGGGTAAGACAGTCCTCGAGCATTGTATTAAGGGAAGACTTTCTCACATaggtcaagaaaacccccaaactCATGCCCTACCAATACACAATGCCACAATGGCActgtagcccatgtgagaacaaCCACGACCATGCCAGACTTTAGAACtatgctttggcgtgggacaacGAGAGGATTTTTAAAAGTAAAGTGCATCAGCAGTCCATGAACTATTTTGGATGTGTCATCCAGATCCATGCACTATTCAAAGTTGTTAAGGCGGTAAGACGAGGTAAGGCGGCCAACCCCTTTTTACCTTTTAAGCGGTAAGGCATAAGGCGAGACGACACCTTACTAATATATAAATataggaatatataagaatatagtCTTAAATAAGTAGGGATAATAATACCAAATAGAAGTacaagttcaacataaaccaacataATAGACTTAAAATCCAACATAACTAATAGATAGTAGTAGAAGATTAGGAAAAAATACCTAACTAATAGATTTACAGGTTTAATAGCgaagtaaaaagaaaagaaaaaaataaaagagattaaggacaTATGGGCCACCGACCTGTTGTTTCCAACCCAGCCAGCCCACTACTTGACCTAACTTAGCCTTGTCCATGTACCCCTCCCTAAGCCGCCACCCTGCAACCgtcagagagaggagagggaggaggggagcCACAACACTGCAGCGGAGGATGAGAGGTCGTCGGCCGCCAGCTTGAGAGAGGGAGGACGCGTGTGACCCATGACACCGCCACGACCCGTGCGCCGCCGGCTCCTACCCTCGCCTTACTCTTtgttaaggtaatgaattagattATTAGGGCTAACCCTAGAGGGTAGCTATATAGTGTTTGTACATGGGCCACATGGGCCTAACCATATActctaacaccccccgcagtctGAACTTCCGTCACAACGGAGTTCACAGACTGGACTCAAAAGGAAGACGTACATTACACCATAGGATCCCCCCACAGACGCAACTAGCCACTACTGATGTTGAGCCTGGAGCGAAACTCAGCGAAGATCGAGGAcggaagacccttggtgaagatatcagcaaaCTGGGAGGTGGTCGGGACGTGGAGGATCCGAACAGCACCGGCAGCGACATAATCGCAGACGAAGTGTAGATCGATCTCTACATGCTTGGTCCGCTGGTGCTGCActaggttggtggagaggtagaccgcgctgacgttgtcgcagtagaccaacgtgctcctggagaggggactgtgaagctcggcgaggagctgccggagccaggcagcctccgccacgccgttggccacggcacggtactccgCCTTGGCGCTCGAGCGGGAGATGACCGGCTGGCGCTTCGACGACCAGGACACCAGGTTGCCACCTAAGAagacggcgtagccggaggtggagcGCCGAGTGTCTGGGCACCCGGCCCAGTAAGCTTCGGTGTAGACGACCAGCTCGGAGGAGGTAGACCGGTGAAGAAGCAGCCCGTAGTCGACGGTGCCCCGGAGGTAGCGGAGGAGGCGCTTGAGAGCCGCGAGGTGGGGCTCTCGGGGGTCGTGCATATGGAGACAGACCTGCTGCACGGCGTAGGAGATGTCCGGCCTGGTGAAGATGAGGTACTGAAGGGCATCAGCAAGACTCCTGTAGCCGGTGGGGTCCGCGACTGGGTCACCCGTGGCCTAAGAGAGCTTGGCCTGCGTGTCGACTggggtggagcagggcttgcagtcactcATCTGGGCCCGCTCCAGAATGTCAAGAGTGTACTGTCGCTGGTGAAGGAGGAGTCCTGAGGGGCGAGGCTCAGCAGTGACCCCCAGGAAATGGTGAAGCACGTCCAGATCCTTGACTGAAAACTCCCGCTGAAGTGCGTCGACGAGGCGGCGAAGAAGTGATGGACTGGAGGCGGTGAGGACAATGTCATCCACGTAGAGAAGCAAGTAGGCAGTCTCTGTTCCCTGATGGTGGATGAATAGAGACGTGTCTGGCTTGGCCTCCACGAAGCCCAGTGTCACAAGAAACATAGCCAGTCTGGAGTGCCACGCCTGgggggcctgcttgaggccataGAGAGACCTATTGAGCCGGCAGACCATGTCAGGGCGAGAGGAGTCCACGAACTCTGCCGGTTGACAACAGTAGACAGTCTCGGTGAGGGCGCCGTGCAGGAAGGCGTTCTTGACGTCGAGTTGGTGAACGAGCCAGGAGCGAGCGAGGGCCAGTGAGAGCACCGTGCGGACGGTGGCCGGCTTCACAACCAGGCTGAAGGTCTCGTTGTAGTCGACTCCGAGGCGCTGAGTGAAGCCCCGAAGAACCCAGCGAGCCTTGTACCGTTCTAGGGTACCATCGGCGCGCCGCTTGTGCGTCCAgatccacttgccggtgaccacgttggcgcCGGGCGGACGGGGCATCAGATCCCACGTCTGGTTGGAGACAAGCGCCACATACTCCTCCATCGCCCCACGCCAGTGGGGGTCCAGCAGGGCTGTGCGGACAGAGGAGGATACCGGAGAGACCTGCGAGTCTTCGCGTGTAGCCGCCAGAACCTGGGGCAGCAGGGTACCAGCCGCGAGCCGCGTCACCATCGGGTGAACGTGCCGCGGGTCTCGGTGAAGGAGCGGTGGGTGGTACACCGGCGTCTGGACACGTGCCGCGAGTGGCCGCGGCGGAGGTGTAGGTGTCCCCGGTGGGGACTGGGCCACCGGCAACGCCACCGGGGAAGAGGTCACCGGTAGGGACGACGGCGCCGGTGGTGCGAACCCTGGCGGCGGCAGCCTGCGCTGGTAGACGCGCACCGGCTGTGCAAAGCGAGCCGGGGGGCCGGTGCCGCCGGCCCCGCAGGCGGGGCAGTCCAGGCAGCCCCGCTCGACCTGGGGGCGGCCGGAGACGGAGCCCCACGGAGAGGCGACACCACCGTAGGTGACGCCACCGGACCCGGGCAAGGCACCGGGCCGGGAGCAGTAGGCGGCGAGCAAGTACCTGCAGAAAGAGGAAGAATAGGTGGCTCGAGCACCACGTCAGTCGGAAAAGGAGTGAAGACGTCAAGGTCAGGGTCGGAGGAAGGTGGTGTGGGTGTGGTGGAGTAAGGAAAAATGGACTCATCAAACACCACATGGCGAGAGATGAGGACCCGACGAGAGGAGGGGTCAAAGCAACGGTAACCCTTGTGGTCTGGGGAGTAGCCGAGAAACACGCAGAGGGTGGAACGAGGTGCGAGCTTGTGAGGAGAAGTGGCAGCGGTGTTCGGGTAGCAAGCACACCCGAAGACACGGAGGTGGTTATAGCGTGGAGGGGTACCGAAGAGTGCCTGGTGAGGAGTGGGGGCCTGGCACGCAGTGGAAGGGAGACGGTTGAGGAGGTAGGTAGAGGTGTGGAGGCCCTCGGCCCAGAAGCGGGCCGGTAGGTGCGCCTAGAGAAGAAGAGTGCGGATGGTGTCGTTGGTCGTGCGGATCATACGCTCAGCCTTGCCATTCTGGGAGGAGGTATACGGGCAAGACATCAGCAACTGGATCCCGTGGGAGAGAAAAAAGTCACGGGAGGCGGAGTTATCGAACTCCCGACCGTTGTCACACTGAACGGCCTTAATGGTGAGGCCGAACTGAGTGGACACCCAGGTGAAGAAGTGGCGGAGGGTGGGGAAAGTCTCAGACTTGGCACGCAACGGAAAAGTCCACACATAATGAGAAAAATTATCAAGCACGACAAGATAGTATTTGTAACCCGACATACTGGTAATAGGTGAAGTCCACAAATCGCAGTGTACAAGATCAAAAGCATGAGTAGCATGCGAggaagaagaggaaaaaggaagacGAACATGGCGGCCTAATTGGCACGCATGACATAGATGCTCCTCAGGTGATCTAGTACATGGGATAGTGGCACTACGAGTAAGCTGCAGCAAGGCATCACGTCCGGGGTGTCCAAGGCGACGATGCCAGGTAGTGGAAGATGTGGTGGCGGCAAAAACAGCAGCAGTGTCAGGCGACGAGGATGAAGAAGAGGTGGCATGCGGGAGCCGAAGGGTGTAGAGGGGACCGGTGCTGTCACATCTGAGGAGGGGGCGCCGAGTTGCCGAGTCCTTCACAGTAAGACCAGAAGAGTCAAACTCGACAGAACAAGAATTATCAACGGTAAAACGGCGAATAGAAAGAAGATTGTGGACCAAAGAAGGAGCGACAAAAACATCGGGAATGCGAAAAGAGTTGTGAGGGCCGGCGGCACCCACAGATGTGACAGGAAGACACGAGCCATTCGCCACCATGATGGATGAAGGGAGAGAGGAAGAAGGAGGGCGAACAGAGGTGAGTATACCAGGGTCGGGAGTGGTGTGGTAGGTAGCACCGGTGTCCTCGATCCACTCGGGATACATCGGTGTAGTCAGAGTGGGAGTCTGGAAGGCAGCCAGGGCGGCCGCGTCCCAACCAACCAGCCCGGACGGTGGAGCAGCCAGCGGCGTGGGCCACGACGAAGCGGCAGGCGTCGAGGTCCAGGGCGACGGAGAGGCGAAGGCAAACCCCGGCGGCGAGGTGAACCCCGGCTGCGCACCATCGAACATGGCCGTCGGGGGATGAGCCTCAGAACCTGGCCCCTGGAACGACCACATGGAGATGCGCCCTGACCACGGGTGGTGGAAAGTGGGCCAAGGCGCACCCTGCTGGGGTCCCGGCGTCGGTGCGTTGCCACGGGCACCACCGCcggaaccaccaccaccaccaccaccaccgcggcCACCACGGCGGCGACGACCACCACCGCCCCCGCCTCCGCCACCTCGACCCCCACCGCCCATGCTCGGCCCGGGTGGACGAGGGCCAAGGGCAGACTGTGACGGAGTAGGTGGACGGGTCGGGGTGAAAGCCGCCAGTGCTGTCGAGGACCCCGGGCCAGAGATCGATGCAACCTGAGCACCCAGAGTGATCTCCTCCAGGGCGAGGTCGTCGCGGACCTAGAGGAAGGTAGGGAAGGGGCGCTGGCGCATGATCAACGACCAGAGGTGGGTGTAGCGATCGCTGAGGCCGCGGAGGACGTTGAGGACGAGGATGCGGTCCTCCACGGGGCAGCCCAGATCACCAAGTGAGTCCACCATGGTCTTCATCTTGCGGCAGTACTCACTGACGTTGAGGTCCCCCTGGACGAAGGTGCGGAAGGCTGCGTCGAGGCGGAGAGCCCGGGCCTCGATGTTGCCCAGGAACTGACCCTCGATGGCTAGCCAAGCAGCCCGAGCGTGAGGAAGGTTCCGGAGGAGGCTGTGGAGGTCAACGGAGATCGTCCCCATGATCCAGGTGAGCACGATGCTGTCGAGGCGCACCCACGCGGCAGTCGGCGCCACGCCGGTGGGGTCGCAGAGGACGTGGTCATCCAGAGCGTAGCGACGAAGGGTGAGGAGGAGTAAGTCCCACCAGCGTGCGTAGGACGGCGACTCTGGCTCCAGGACGACAGGAACCATGAGGCGAATGTTCTGGACACTTCCAGCCTGAAGGTGGAGCTGAGCCACGAGCGGGTCAGTCGGTCATGCCAGAGCACCGTGGGGATGGTGCGGGGCCCGGTTCCGACGGTCGGTGCGATCGGGACGCCGTACACGCCGCCCACGGTGTCAGAGGAGGTGGCCCCGCCGTCGTGGGCCGCAGGCGAGGCGAGGAGCGGTTCTGCCGCGACAATCTGAGCAGCGATAGCGTCGGCGGCCTCGCGCTCACGCTCCCACACGAGGGCCGCTTCCCGCAAACGGGCCTATCGCGCCGCGTGCTCCGCACGGGCAGCAGTGAGGGCGGCGACGGTGTATCCCTGGTGGGCGACCGGTGGAGGAGGCGGCTGATCGACGACAGGATGTGGATCGAGGACCAGCGACGGGGGGATTGGCGGGGGAGGGTCCTCCGGACCGGCAACACCCGCGGGAACCACATCCGCCACAGCCGCAAGGGCCGAGGCGGTGCCCGCAGCGGTGAGGGACCCACCGGTGGCGTTAGGTGCCCACCACGCCGGCCCGAGCGCAGGGGAGGCGGGAACGGACCCCCACGCCCCTGCCACCAGCGCCTGAGCGCCCGCagaggaggcagcggcggcggctgggagggGAGGGGCCGGGGGGGCGCCCACCCACGGCGGCCGCAGCGGCACCACCGCCCGCGTGGCCAGgaaaggcggcggcggcgcgcctgCCAGGGGAGGCGGCCCGCGCCCAGGAGGAGAGGGGAGGGAAGGTGGAGGGGGAGAGAGGGGGCCGCTGCTCGCCAGCCATGGGAGGAGAGCGGCGTGGCGCGCGCGCCTGGAgaggagcggcggcggcgactGT of Zea mays cultivar B73 chromosome 8, Zm-B73-REFERENCE-NAM-5.0, whole genome shotgun sequence contains these proteins:
- the LOC100193628 gene encoding putative RING zinc finger domain superfamily protein, coding for MRSATSAAVASAVSSVVHSAEGPVKGSELVASVPISAEMPKGRMDTLVPSAPYLPDVERLILGLLLLPAVPMKPGSGDCAMCREFLPTEVLLILPVCSHMFHQSCIITWLCRTTPPCCPFCRASITIPGCNKTKVDPSFCSVEYDIESQMLMPIPPGEVVAEAVGGSHGWLRSSLDRLSGSWRICSSNRATPAVVPVSSRRTTGSWSHGNDSDCSKVQKPLPVPDGKEVPEEVRRSIGWLGSLATLSGSWSGCSSSCSSEMGLMVTLRHVKETLTSSGHSETDKWSMRWDLEAATPTPERPSLYGYARWFFRSSG